The Candidatus Omnitrophota bacterium genome includes a window with the following:
- a CDS encoding DegT/DnrJ/EryC1/StrS family aminotransferase — protein sequence MILQTNPKAGYLAHKNEIDDAIHRTLDSGWYILGQEVDSFEKEFSSFLGANYAIGAGNGTDALDLALRACGVGIGDSVITVSHTATATAAAIERSGAAPVFVDIDLQTYVMDPEHLEKTVQSLANRSSCKFKAIIPVHLYGHPADMPAILEISKKYGLFVIEDCAQSHGAVLQDRMTGTWGDLAAFSFYPTKNLGALGDGGAVAVNDAELAARVRSLREYGWKQKFVSEESGMNSRLDELQAAILRVKLKHLRAANERRNAIAEYYNQRLADSRCLLPAMQPNAVHVYHQYVIQVDRRDELKNYLQEKGIGTAIHYPLPVHLQPAYQKRYPMALPLNHTESIASKILSLPMYPELTDDELHYITETILSWLSR from the coding sequence TTGATATTGCAAACCAATCCCAAAGCGGGATATCTTGCTCATAAAAATGAAATTGATGATGCGATCCATCGCACCTTAGACAGTGGATGGTATATCCTCGGTCAGGAAGTCGATAGTTTCGAAAAGGAATTTTCCTCGTTCCTAGGCGCGAATTACGCCATTGGAGCGGGCAACGGCACCGACGCGCTGGACTTAGCCCTGCGCGCTTGCGGCGTGGGTATAGGCGATTCCGTTATAACAGTTTCCCATACGGCGACGGCGACGGCTGCCGCCATCGAACGCAGCGGCGCCGCTCCCGTTTTCGTCGACATCGATTTGCAAACGTATGTTATGGATCCGGAACATCTGGAAAAGACTGTTCAATCTCTAGCAAATCGTTCTTCCTGCAAGTTCAAAGCCATCATCCCCGTTCATCTTTACGGCCATCCCGCCGATATGCCCGCGATTCTAGAAATCTCCAAGAAATACGGCCTTTTCGTAATCGAAGATTGCGCTCAATCCCACGGCGCCGTTCTCCAAGACCGCATGACGGGAACGTGGGGCGATCTGGCGGCGTTCAGTTTTTATCCCACGAAGAATCTGGGGGCATTGGGAGACGGCGGCGCAGTCGCCGTGAACGATGCGGAATTAGCGGCTAGAGTTCGAAGCCTCCGCGAGTATGGTTGGAAGCAGAAATTCGTCAGCGAAGAATCGGGGATGAATTCCCGGCTCGACGAATTGCAGGCCGCTATATTGCGCGTGAAATTAAAGCATTTACGCGCCGCCAACGAGCGCCGCAACGCCATCGCCGAATATTATAACCAACGTCTCGCCGATTCGCGCTGCCTTCTTCCTGCGATGCAGCCAAACGCCGTTCATGTTTATCATCAATACGTCATCCAAGTAGATCGTCGAGACGAGTTGAAAAACTATCTTCAGGAAAAAGGAATCGGAACCGCCATCCATTATCCATTGCCCGTCCATCTCCAACCGGCGTATCAAAAACGTTATCCTATGGCTCTGCCCCTGAATCATACGGAATCTATCGCGTCTAAAATACTAAGTTTGCCCATGTACCCCGAACTAACGGATGATGAATTGCATTATATAACGGAAACGATCCTATCCTGGTTGAGCCGATAA
- a CDS encoding NAD-dependent epimerase/dehydratase family protein codes for MNNYSSAFHHRQVLITGGLGFIGSNLARRLLALGADITLVDSLIPEYGGNIFNIDGIEDRVRVNISDVRDRHGLRYLVQGKDYLFNLAGQTSHLDSMRDPFADMEINCMAQLAILEACRHFNPNIKIVFASTRQIYGKPDYLPVDEKHLLRPVDVNGVNKMAGEQYHILYNNVYGVRACALRLTNTYGPRMRIKDARQTFLGVWIKHVVEGKPFEVWGGEQLRDFTYVDDAVDAFLLAATNPNAYGKIMNLGGDGVICLKSLAEMLIAAAGGGEYLLRDFPEERKRIDIGDYYSNFQYIQSMLHWNPKTPLQKGLSQTVEFYRQNLPYYL; via the coding sequence ATGAACAATTATTCTTCGGCATTTCATCATCGCCAAGTCTTAATCACCGGCGGCCTGGGCTTCATCGGCTCCAACCTGGCCCGCCGCTTGTTGGCGTTAGGGGCGGACATAACGCTGGTCGACAGCCTTATCCCCGAATACGGCGGCAATATATTCAACATCGACGGAATCGAGGATCGCGTGCGCGTCAATATCTCCGATGTACGCGATCGGCATGGGCTGCGCTATTTGGTGCAAGGCAAAGACTATCTTTTCAATCTTGCCGGACAAACCAGCCATTTGGATTCCATGCGCGATCCTTTCGCCGACATGGAAATCAACTGCATGGCGCAACTGGCGATTTTGGAAGCGTGCCGACATTTTAATCCCAACATCAAGATTGTCTTCGCCAGTACGCGGCAAATTTATGGCAAACCGGATTATCTGCCCGTCGACGAAAAACATCTCTTGCGTCCGGTAGATGTCAACGGCGTAAACAAAATGGCGGGCGAACAATATCACATTCTTTATAACAATGTCTACGGCGTCCGCGCCTGCGCTTTGCGCCTGACGAATACTTACGGCCCGCGCATGAGAATTAAAGATGCGCGCCAAACGTTTTTAGGCGTTTGGATCAAGCATGTTGTGGAGGGAAAGCCTTTCGAGGTTTGGGGCGGCGAGCAACTACGCGATTTCACTTACGTCGACGACGCCGTCGATGCTTTTCTTCTAGCGGCCACGAATCCAAACGCCTATGGTAAAATCATGAATCTCGGCGGGGATGGCGTCATCTGTCTCAAATCCCTAGCGGAAATGTTAATTGCAGCGGCTGGGGGAGGAGAATATCTTTTGCGCGATTTTCCGGAGGAACGCAAACGCATCGACATCGGCGACTATTATTCCAACTTTCAATACATACAATCCATGCTGCATTGGAATCCAAAAACCCCATTACAAAAAGGATTGTCGCAAACCGTTGAATTTTATCGCCAGAATTTACCGTATTACTTGTAA
- a CDS encoding methyltransferase domain-containing protein has protein sequence MSDKTLLNLGCGKRYHPDWINIDLASRDPNVIAYDLSQGIPFGDGSMDAVYHSHMLEHLRRSDARFCLLECFRVLKPGGVIRIATPDMERIARQYLEKLEKALAGDAANGDDYEWLTIELLDQMTREISGGEMANYLKNNPIPNESFILERIGEEGRSLIEMMHSKTRNSRQRILSANDSFAHRIIRFVRNAPKRFSSLAKRFLLRALLDSRQRRALEIGLFRLSGETHHWLYDRYSLSKLLQETGFCHPIQQKANTSRILHWQEYHLDILADGTIIKPDSIYMEAIKPAS, from the coding sequence ATGTCCGATAAAACTTTATTGAACCTAGGCTGCGGGAAGCGCTATCATCCCGATTGGATTAACATCGACCTTGCGTCGCGCGATCCGAATGTAATCGCGTATGACTTAAGCCAGGGCATCCCTTTCGGCGATGGAAGCATGGACGCCGTATATCATTCGCACATGCTCGAACACTTGCGGCGCAGCGATGCTCGCTTTTGCTTGCTAGAATGCTTTCGCGTCTTGAAACCGGGGGGCGTCATCCGCATCGCCACGCCGGATATGGAGCGAATCGCCAGGCAATATTTAGAAAAATTGGAAAAAGCCTTAGCGGGAGACGCCGCCAACGGCGACGACTACGAATGGCTAACAATCGAATTGCTGGATCAGATGACGCGTGAAATTAGCGGCGGCGAGATGGCGAATTATCTTAAGAATAATCCTATTCCCAACGAATCGTTCATTTTGGAGCGCATCGGCGAGGAAGGCCGTTCTCTTATCGAAATGATGCATTCGAAAACGCGGAATAGCCGGCAAAGAATCTTATCCGCTAACGATTCTTTCGCTCATCGTATTATCAGGTTTGTTAGAAATGCGCCGAAGCGTTTTTCCTCTCTCGCCAAACGGTTTTTGTTGAGGGCGCTTCTCGATTCCCGCCAACGCCGGGCGCTTGAAATCGGCCTTTTTCGCCTTTCCGGCGAAACGCATCATTGGTTGTACGATCGTTATTCGCTTTCTAAATTATTGCAGGAGACCGGTTTTTGCCATCCTATCCAACAAAAAGCCAATACAAGTAGAATTTTACATTGGCAGGAGTATCATCTGGATATATTGGCGGATGGGACTATTATCAAACCTGATTCCATATACATGGAAGCGATAAAACCGGCTTCCTGA